The nucleotide sequence TTCGAATCCTTGCAGAAAGATCCGCACTTCGCATCGATGAGCTACTATGCCGTGCTGCCCAAGACAATGGAAGTGCTGCGTTTCCAGTATTTCAACCTGCAGAGCAAACGGTACGAGCGCATGAGCATCCCGATCGAGGTGGATGACGATCTCGTCTCGACGACGAGTGACATCAACCCGGTCGAGCATGGACACGTCATCCAGAAAACCATCGTATTCCTCGTCGTGTTCGGGCTCTTCTTCGTGCTCGCGCTCTGGAAACGCTCCTGGACGCTGCTCGCCGTCGCCGTTGCCGCGGGAGGCTATGCCGCATGGCTCAACATCCCGCTGCAGCAGGTCTGTATCAAAGAGGGATCGCCGATCTACCTCCTGCCGATGCGCAACGCCACGGTCTTCGAGATCGCCCCGACGCGCTACCAGTTGAACGCCGAAGGGCATATCAAGGGCTATACGAAAGTTCGCCTCCAAAACGAGCAGATCGGTTGGGTCAAGAATGAAGATACTTGCGCGGATTAACTGGGCTTACAGCACCCTCGTCATTTTTACGGGGCTGCTGCTTAAAATCCTGCTCTACCCTTTCGTCCCCCGCCCCTATGCTTCGAAAATTTCCGCCTGGTTTATCCGGACACTGATCTTCGTCCATGTGCGTGAAATCGGTACCCCCGATCCCGAGGCGCAGATGTATGTCATCAACCACCAGAGCGAACTCGACATCGGTGTCATCGAAAGCTCGACAAAACGTGAGCTCGCCTGGGTCGCCAAAAAAGAGCTCTTCGAAATCCCCTTTTTCTCGCTGGCCGTCCGCCTCTCCCGGGAGATTCCCCTGGAACGCGAAAGCAAAAGCGCCCTTGTCGCCCTGCTCAAAGCAGCCAAGGAGCGGATCGACGACGGGCGGATCGTCTGCATCTTTCCCGAAGGCACCCGTTCGGAAAGCGGCCGCATGCGGCGCTTCAAACCCGGGGCGAAACTGATCGCCGACAAGCTCGGCCTGACGGTACAGCCCGTCGTGCTCATTCATACCGCCCGTTTTTTCAGTACCAAGCGCATGACCGCCGCACCGGGTGTCATCACCGCGGTCTACCTGGAGAGCGTCCAGGCGGACAAAAACGACAAGAAATGGCTGGAACAGCTGCAGCAGCGTATGCAGGAAACCTATGACCGCTACGAACAAAGGAAAGAATCATGAGCCTTGCCACCCTGCTCGCCATCGGAAGCGGCGGTTTTATCGGCGCCGTTCTGCGGGCCTACCTCAACGGTCTCATCTCCCACCGTGTTCCCCATGACCTCCCGTTCGGTACCCTCGGCGTCAACCTGATCGGCAGTTTCATCATGGGAATCCTGGTCGCCTATTTCATGTACACGACCTACTTCTCGCTGCACGTCAAATCCTTCCTCTCGACGGGGATCCTGGGAGCGTTGACGACCTATTCGACCTTCGCGATCGAGAGTGTCATGCTGCTTAACGGCGGTCACCTCGCCCTGGCGGCCGCCAATATCGGGCTGAATGCCCTGGGAACCGTCTTCATGGCCGGAGCAGGATTCAAACTGGCGTCAACCTTCGTGCGCTGAGCACGGGGGTATATTGATTGAAAGGAAGAGTATGCACAGCAATACCGTACGCTATATCCGGAACCTTTTCAGAAGCAGCGGGGCAGTCCCCCTTCATGCACCGCGTTTCGTGGGGAACGAAAAGAACTACCTCGGCAGCTGTATCGAAAGTGTAGAGGTCTCTTCCGAAGGCGAATACGTAGAACGCTTCGAAGGGATGGTCAGCGAATACTGCGGGGCCCGCCATGCCGTTGCCTTCAACGCTTCCGAGTCGGCGATGCGCGTCGCCCTCGTCCTGGCAGGTACGGGTCCCGACTGCGAGGTACTGACCCAGCCGCTCGCGCACGCCATGACGGCCAATACCGTCGACAGCCTGGGTGCTGAGCCCATCTTCATCGACGTCGAACGCAAAACAATGGGCATGGATCCGGACCGGCTGCGCGAGTTCCTTGCCTACAACGCCGAAATCCGTGAAGAGGGGTGTTTCAACCGCCACACGGGACACCGCATCACCGCCTGCGTTCCGGTCCATATTCTGGGCTTTCCCTGCCGCATCGATGATATCCGGACGGTATGCGACGAGTACGGCATCATGCTCATCGAAGATGCGACCGAAGCCTTCGGATCGTCGTATAAAGGGACGATGGCCGGGCGTTTCGGCCACTGCGGCATCTATGGTTTCGAGGGGCACAAGATCGCGACATGCGGGGACGGCGCCGTGCTCGTCTGTGACGACGAGGCCCTGGCGGAATCGGCAAGAAGCACCGGCACGATCCCCTATCTTTCCGATGCGAAGGAAGCAGCCCAGGGGCGTTTCAGCTGCCGTATGTCGAACCTGAATGCGGCGGTCGGCTGTGCCCAGATGGAGCATATGAAAACGATCGTCACCAAGCAGCGCGATCTTGCCCGCCGCTACCAGGAGTTCTTCGCCGACTATGAAGAGGAGGAGGAAGTCAAGCTCTTCCGGATGAAAAAACAGAGCGAACCCAACTGCTGGCTCAATGCCCTGCTCTTCGAAGCGCCTGAAAGCCGCGATGCCTTTTTGGATGCGACGAATGCCGAAGGGGTCGCCACACGCGCCCTCTGGCCGCTGATCAGCG is from Sulfurimonas sp. HSL-1656 and encodes:
- a CDS encoding lysophospholipid acyltransferase family protein, with the protein product MKILARINWAYSTLVIFTGLLLKILLYPFVPRPYASKISAWFIRTLIFVHVREIGTPDPEAQMYVINHQSELDIGVIESSTKRELAWVAKKELFEIPFFSLAVRLSREIPLERESKSALVALLKAAKERIDDGRIVCIFPEGTRSESGRMRRFKPGAKLIADKLGLTVQPVVLIHTARFFSTKRMTAAPGVITAVYLESVQADKNDKKWLEQLQQRMQETYDRYEQRKES
- the crcB gene encoding fluoride efflux transporter CrcB; its protein translation is MSLATLLAIGSGGFIGAVLRAYLNGLISHRVPHDLPFGTLGVNLIGSFIMGILVAYFMYTTYFSLHVKSFLSTGILGALTTYSTFAIESVMLLNGGHLALAAANIGLNALGTVFMAGAGFKLASTFVR
- a CDS encoding DegT/DnrJ/EryC1/StrS aminotransferase family protein, producing the protein MHSNTVRYIRNLFRSSGAVPLHAPRFVGNEKNYLGSCIESVEVSSEGEYVERFEGMVSEYCGARHAVAFNASESAMRVALVLAGTGPDCEVLTQPLAHAMTANTVDSLGAEPIFIDVERKTMGMDPDRLREFLAYNAEIREEGCFNRHTGHRITACVPVHILGFPCRIDDIRTVCDEYGIMLIEDATEAFGSSYKGTMAGRFGHCGIYGFEGHKIATCGDGAVLVCDDEALAESARSTGTIPYLSDAKEAAQGRFSCRMSNLNAAVGCAQMEHMKTIVTKQRDLARRYQEFFADYEEEEEVKLFRMKKQSEPNCWLNALLFEAPESRDAFLDATNAEGVATRALWPLISDLPRFCECAGTDADNARWLQAHIATLPSGVR